One window of the Crateriforma spongiae genome contains the following:
- a CDS encoding phospho-sugar mutase — MSTTETNQPELLQAIDKAQKDGKLTESAVQNITAWLTEDRYADYRDVVAQHIRDEKWQKLDDVFWTIIPFGTGGRRGRMYEIGSNAINDRTIGESAQGLADYVVQHVGGDDLSCAIAYDTRHKSRHFAELCAGIMVAAGFKVYFLDDYRATPQLSFAVREKNCDCGIMVTASHNPPSDNAVKVYWSTGGQVLPPHDKAIIDKVMSCQDIRVAPFDEALADGRVEIITDEIDTKFIDAAAACRFKGPRDAKILYSPLHGVGAAAVVPLLKRDGFDDVTVYEPHAEPSGDFPNVPGHVSNPENTAVFEKPIEAAKAGGFDVVLATDPDCDRLGVAAPLTTDVQGEWATFNGNQIGAILTQFVLSKAKEAGKLNPQKYVIKTLVTTELIRRIAASFDVRCEGDLLVGFKYIAEVVDREGPDDFLFGTEESHGYLVGQYCRDKDGAVACMLISELAAELKAAGKSMHEYLNDLYRQHGLHRESLVNVFMEGSEGMAAMQRLMAAFRNDPPKSLASIDVAAVRDYQANTTTSIADGSTSPLAGPNGNLIIMDLADEGNYVAVRPSGTEPKVKFYMFTRLSPEQSQDLDQAGKTLDERVASLEADIRAFAQKV, encoded by the coding sequence ATGAGCACGACAGAGACGAATCAGCCCGAATTGCTGCAAGCGATCGACAAGGCGCAAAAAGACGGCAAGCTGACCGAATCGGCGGTCCAAAACATCACCGCTTGGTTGACCGAAGATCGCTATGCCGATTATCGCGACGTCGTGGCCCAACACATCCGCGATGAAAAGTGGCAAAAGCTGGACGACGTGTTCTGGACCATCATTCCCTTCGGCACCGGTGGCCGTCGCGGCCGGATGTACGAAATCGGGAGCAACGCCATTAACGACCGAACCATCGGCGAAAGTGCCCAAGGTCTGGCGGACTATGTCGTCCAACATGTCGGCGGCGATGACCTGTCGTGTGCGATCGCTTATGACACGCGACACAAATCACGTCACTTTGCCGAACTGTGCGCCGGCATCATGGTGGCCGCGGGATTCAAGGTCTACTTCTTGGACGACTATCGAGCCACGCCTCAGTTGTCGTTTGCGGTTCGCGAAAAGAACTGTGATTGCGGCATCATGGTGACCGCCAGCCACAATCCGCCCAGTGACAACGCGGTGAAGGTGTATTGGTCGACTGGCGGTCAAGTCTTGCCGCCTCACGACAAGGCGATCATCGACAAGGTGATGTCGTGCCAAGACATCCGCGTCGCGCCGTTCGATGAAGCGTTGGCCGATGGTCGTGTGGAAATCATCACCGACGAAATCGATACGAAATTCATCGACGCCGCTGCGGCGTGCCGGTTCAAAGGCCCGCGGGATGCCAAAATTCTGTATTCACCGCTGCATGGTGTGGGCGCGGCGGCTGTCGTTCCATTGTTGAAACGCGACGGCTTCGATGATGTGACGGTGTATGAACCGCACGCCGAACCCAGCGGCGATTTTCCGAACGTCCCGGGACACGTGTCCAACCCGGAAAACACGGCCGTGTTTGAAAAGCCGATCGAAGCGGCAAAGGCTGGCGGATTTGATGTCGTACTGGCGACCGACCCGGATTGCGACCGTTTGGGCGTGGCGGCGCCGCTGACCACGGACGTCCAAGGCGAATGGGCGACCTTCAATGGCAACCAGATCGGTGCAATTCTGACCCAGTTCGTGCTTTCCAAAGCCAAGGAAGCGGGCAAGCTGAATCCACAAAAGTACGTGATCAAAACGTTGGTGACGACGGAGCTGATTCGTCGCATTGCCGCATCGTTCGACGTTCGCTGTGAAGGCGATCTGTTGGTCGGATTCAAGTACATCGCCGAAGTCGTGGATCGCGAAGGCCCCGATGATTTTCTGTTCGGCACCGAAGAATCGCACGGCTATCTGGTCGGACAATATTGCCGTGATAAAGACGGTGCCGTTGCCTGCATGTTGATCAGCGAACTGGCGGCGGAATTGAAAGCGGCCGGAAAGTCGATGCACGAGTACTTGAATGATCTGTACCGCCAACATGGGTTGCACCGCGAAAGTCTGGTCAACGTGTTCATGGAAGGCAGCGAAGGCATGGCTGCGATGCAGCGGCTGATGGCCGCATTCCGCAACGACCCGCCGAAATCGTTGGCCTCGATCGATGTGGCCGCGGTGCGTGATTACCAAGCGAACACGACGACCAGCATTGCCGACGGCAGCACCAGCCCGCTGGCCGGCCCGAACGGCAATCTGATCATCATGGACTTGGCCGACGAAGGAAACTATGTCGCGGTGCGTCCCAGCGGCACCGAGCCGAAAGTGAAGTTCTATATGTTCACGCGTCTTTCGCCCGAACAGTCCCAAGACTTGGACCAAGCGGGTAAGACCTTGGATGAACGCGTCGCCAGTCTGGAAGCCGACATCCGTGCTTTCGCACAGAAGGTCTAG
- the glmM gene encoding phosphoglucosamine mutase, producing the protein MADLIISVSGLRGIIGENLTPEVAVRYVAAFAAQLPPGPVVVGRDGRDSGPMMKSAIMAALAASGRQCIDADVCATPTIGVLVKARGAAGGVQISASHNPPAYNGIKLFGGDGRVLDASKGAAVRQAYLDGRSAFVSHDALGEITVDENPHADHLAAVLATIDRDRIAAAKHRVLLDSNHGAGGVLGERLLKELGCDVVSLGATPDGQFEHTPEPTETNLRDVAKAVKEYGCSVGFCQDPDADRLALVDADGRYVGEEYTLALCVQRAMNQPDLRGAIVINGATSGMSERIAAAADQPCFRSAVGEANVADMMIAKNATYGGEGNGGPIDPRVGYVRDSFVAMAQVLDLMTTTDQTLAELVDQIPRLHIHKSKAEVSADRLPELFDALIELHGDAEASTGDGLRLAWRDKWLLVRGSNTEPIVRMIAEAESETTAQQLCQSAADLLQKP; encoded by the coding sequence ATGGCCGACCTTATCATCAGCGTCAGCGGACTGCGTGGCATCATCGGCGAAAACTTGACGCCCGAGGTCGCGGTGCGGTATGTCGCCGCGTTTGCCGCACAATTGCCGCCGGGCCCGGTGGTCGTCGGTCGCGACGGCCGTGACAGTGGGCCGATGATGAAATCGGCCATCATGGCGGCGCTTGCGGCCAGCGGTCGCCAATGCATCGATGCCGACGTCTGTGCGACGCCCACGATCGGCGTTCTGGTCAAGGCACGGGGTGCGGCGGGCGGTGTTCAAATCAGCGCCAGCCATAACCCGCCCGCATACAACGGCATCAAGCTGTTTGGTGGTGACGGACGCGTTTTAGATGCCAGCAAGGGTGCCGCGGTTCGCCAAGCCTACCTAGATGGCCGATCCGCCTTCGTTTCCCACGACGCCTTGGGCGAGATCACCGTCGACGAAAATCCGCATGCCGATCACTTGGCTGCGGTCTTGGCGACGATCGACCGCGATCGCATTGCCGCCGCAAAGCATCGCGTGCTGCTGGATAGCAACCACGGGGCCGGCGGCGTGCTGGGCGAGCGTTTGTTGAAGGAACTCGGGTGCGACGTGGTGTCACTGGGCGCAACGCCCGACGGCCAGTTCGAACACACGCCGGAACCGACCGAAACGAACTTGCGTGACGTTGCCAAAGCCGTGAAGGAATACGGATGCAGCGTTGGGTTTTGCCAAGACCCTGATGCGGATCGCCTGGCCTTGGTCGATGCCGATGGCCGCTATGTCGGCGAAGAATACACGTTGGCGTTGTGCGTCCAGCGTGCGATGAATCAACCCGATCTGCGTGGCGCGATCGTCATCAACGGCGCGACCAGCGGGATGAGCGAACGAATCGCCGCCGCGGCCGACCAGCCGTGTTTCCGCAGCGCCGTCGGCGAAGCCAATGTGGCCGACATGATGATTGCAAAGAATGCGACGTATGGCGGCGAAGGAAACGGGGGCCCGATTGACCCGCGTGTGGGATACGTCCGCGACAGCTTTGTGGCGATGGCCCAAGTTTTGGATCTGATGACCACGACCGACCAGACGCTGGCCGAATTGGTCGACCAGATTCCACGGCTACACATCCACAAGTCAAAAGCGGAAGTGTCTGCGGACCGTTTGCCAGAACTGTTCGATGCATTGATCGAGCTGCACGGCGATGCCGAAGCCAGCACCGGCGACGGTTTGCGACTGGCTTGGCGGGACAAATGGCTGCTGGTCCGTGGCAGCAACACCGAACCGATCGTCCGCATGATCGCCGAAGCCGAATCCGAGACGACGGCGCAGCAGCTGTGCCAGTCCGCAGCCGATCTGTTGCAGAAACCCTGA
- a CDS encoding acyl-CoA desaturase, which produces MSTVIDSPTRESDPKKADSPKSPSLDQHPNHGDAETGEVAIPQMETDATGMAKPDHGKPTAQERRRRDNLSLYALGWLGLAHIGCLFAPMTFTWAGLFTLIGLHWLTGSLGICLGYHRLLTHTGMKTHNWVRYLFGGIGSLAGEGSPLDWVADHRKHHAHSDQEGDPHSPHDGGWWSHVFWLAYHTHDGDRKDYLNHWVPDLMRDRGMRILDKMFLPMNLALGAGLFGIGYAFGGLSLATSLFIWGFCLRLVLVLHATWLVNSASHIWGYKNYETSDDSRNNWIVAIFAYGEGWHNNHHAYPRMAKHGHKWWEFDMTWMMIVLLKKMGLVWDVVDYKNAAEKRARAAAQADKAA; this is translated from the coding sequence ATGTCGACCGTCATTGATTCGCCCACCCGAGAATCGGATCCGAAGAAGGCCGATTCGCCGAAATCGCCCAGCCTTGACCAGCATCCCAACCACGGGGATGCCGAAACCGGCGAAGTGGCGATCCCACAGATGGAAACCGACGCGACCGGAATGGCGAAGCCGGATCATGGCAAGCCGACCGCCCAAGAACGACGCCGCCGTGACAACTTGAGTCTGTATGCCCTGGGTTGGCTGGGGCTGGCCCACATCGGATGCCTGTTCGCACCGATGACGTTCACTTGGGCGGGGCTGTTCACCCTGATCGGCCTGCACTGGCTGACCGGTAGCCTGGGGATCTGCCTGGGTTATCACCGGCTGCTGACGCACACCGGCATGAAAACGCACAACTGGGTGCGGTACCTCTTCGGCGGCATCGGATCGCTGGCCGGCGAAGGAAGCCCGCTGGACTGGGTGGCCGATCACCGCAAACACCACGCCCACAGCGACCAAGAGGGCGATCCGCACTCGCCGCACGACGGCGGATGGTGGAGCCACGTGTTCTGGTTGGCCTATCACACCCATGACGGCGACCGCAAAGACTATTTGAACCACTGGGTCCCCGATCTGATGCGAGACCGCGGCATGCGGATTTTGGACAAGATGTTCTTGCCGATGAACTTGGCCCTGGGGGCCGGATTGTTCGGCATTGGGTACGCCTTTGGCGGCCTTTCGCTGGCCACGTCACTGTTCATCTGGGGATTCTGTCTGCGGCTGGTCTTGGTCCTGCACGCGACCTGGTTGGTCAACAGTGCGTCGCACATCTGGGGTTACAAGAACTATGAAACCTCCGATGACAGCCGCAACAACTGGATCGTGGCGATCTTTGCCTACGGCGAAGGCTGGCACAACAATCACCATGCCTACCCACGCATGGCCAAGCACGGGCACAAGTGGTGGGAATTCGACATGACGTGGATGATGATCGTGTTGTTGAAGAAGATGGGGCTGGTCTGGGACGTGGTCGATTACAAGAACGCGGCCGAAAAACGTGCCCGAGCGGCGGCCCAAGCTGACAAAGCCGCGTGA
- the smc gene encoding chromosome segregation protein SMC, giving the protein MLKALELSGFKSFADRTRFDFPDGITVVVGPNGSGKSNIVDAMKWVLGSQSPKSLRGKEMADVIFKGSQTRGPSGAAEATIIFDNSSGNLPVDAPEVHVTRRVYRSGEGEYLINKQAVRLKDVRDLIRGTGIGIDAYSLIEQGKVDRMLQANAKERRAIFEEAAGISRFKAKKAEAERRLGRIQQNLTRLGDIVDEVASRLKSLKGQASRAEKYRQATERLRELRTQVAWTDWQELTQQFETAEIELAEAIKQQEQLEIQQQELQQQRQAAELELQSIADVARQAEEQRGAWLGQIAELDGRSAADRSTVEDLRKAQASSLRRIRLLQSQAGSAAAQLRSAGQRLAEYQADLDRATQRHQEAEKQRDEIGAEVADVQTKRTENQREHLVQVRRVADLEADRQRLTQKSTEQERALQSLKQRLGESREAVEMARQDAKAKAEHVAQLDQSIAESAKQIELADAKLQDNRRNARRRRDEVAALRGRLEGVCQRLDVLQDLQKRQEGVSGGVRAILDRLRELSTQKNDAARHKWAGTVRGMVADCFRVDVNVAPLIDAALGQRSQYLVVTGDLTQQAILNKEVEVNSRVGLIRIDELPTRRPGDRIRLDGIKGVVGRADRMLQCDEEDEPLARHLLSNTWIVDSLATAFNLRKLSGAGLRFVATTGELLESDGTIVVGPGGTDTGLVSRRSELDAAARERDHYQFQLNEAVAEADRLDKVVDELAAELGRLEQAHRGDVTARAAAKAESRHAEENLNHQQRELRQTEQLHEDTAGELTGVQDELQRIASEIEQGRQSIETLELQGADLDEALCGAETAFQDATKHVMAVSVDVARAEQKHEALQATIQQQHRDQNQREAAVQEVRDQANATQKRIDEANARLLDADSRLAMLHWQSQEKQAEIRQLAQAADEVRTTTKAAQKASDAAIKEAAQAGGRVHSIQSARDNARLRRDTLADRLLEDYEIDLRGTEPPKDLQPPEDREAVDREISQLRNQLQKTGSVNLEALEELEELQTRYDELHDQYQDLTAAKDSLQRIIGRINADSRRLFMDTLEAIRQNFRKLYRKSFGGGNADLILEEDEDPLEAGVEIVATPPGKPSFSNSLLSGGEKALTAVALLMAIFQYRPSPFCVLDEVDAPFDEANIGRFVTVLNEFLDQTKFVVVTHSKKTMTAATTLYGVTMQESGVSKQVSIRFEDVNEKGEIESEGEAA; this is encoded by the coding sequence ATGCTGAAAGCGCTCGAACTGTCCGGATTCAAGAGCTTCGCCGATCGCACTCGGTTCGACTTTCCCGATGGCATCACCGTCGTCGTCGGCCCCAACGGTTCGGGCAAATCGAACATCGTCGACGCGATGAAGTGGGTCTTGGGCAGCCAGAGTCCGAAGAGTCTGCGCGGCAAAGAAATGGCCGACGTGATCTTCAAGGGCTCGCAAACTCGCGGGCCCTCGGGCGCTGCCGAAGCGACGATCATCTTCGATAATTCCTCGGGGAATCTGCCGGTCGACGCCCCGGAGGTCCACGTCACCCGGCGCGTGTATCGCAGCGGCGAAGGCGAATACCTGATCAACAAACAGGCGGTTCGCCTGAAAGATGTCCGCGATCTGATCCGCGGGACCGGCATCGGTATCGACGCGTACAGCCTGATCGAACAGGGCAAAGTCGACCGGATGCTTCAGGCCAACGCCAAAGAACGCCGCGCGATTTTCGAAGAAGCGGCAGGCATCAGTCGTTTCAAAGCCAAGAAGGCGGAGGCCGAACGTCGCCTGGGCCGCATCCAACAAAACCTGACCCGTCTGGGCGACATCGTCGACGAAGTGGCGTCGCGATTGAAAAGCTTGAAAGGTCAAGCGTCGCGAGCGGAAAAGTATCGCCAGGCGACCGAACGACTGCGTGAACTTCGCACCCAGGTTGCGTGGACCGACTGGCAGGAACTGACCCAGCAATTTGAGACGGCCGAGATCGAACTGGCCGAAGCGATCAAGCAACAAGAACAGCTGGAGATTCAACAACAGGAACTGCAACAACAACGCCAAGCCGCCGAACTGGAATTGCAATCGATCGCCGATGTGGCTCGCCAAGCGGAAGAACAACGTGGTGCATGGCTGGGACAAATCGCTGAATTGGATGGCCGATCCGCCGCCGATCGATCCACCGTCGAAGACCTGCGAAAGGCTCAAGCTTCATCGCTCCGGCGCATCCGTTTGTTACAGTCCCAAGCCGGATCAGCCGCCGCACAATTACGCTCCGCCGGCCAACGCTTGGCCGAGTACCAGGCGGACCTTGACCGCGCCACGCAAAGGCATCAAGAAGCGGAAAAGCAGCGTGACGAAATCGGCGCCGAAGTCGCCGACGTCCAAACCAAACGGACCGAGAACCAACGTGAACACCTGGTCCAGGTTCGCCGCGTCGCCGATTTGGAAGCCGACCGACAACGACTGACACAGAAAAGTACCGAACAAGAACGTGCACTGCAGTCGCTGAAACAGCGTCTGGGCGAATCGCGTGAAGCCGTCGAAATGGCACGCCAGGATGCCAAGGCCAAAGCGGAACATGTCGCGCAGTTGGACCAGTCGATTGCCGAAAGTGCCAAGCAGATCGAATTGGCCGACGCGAAGCTGCAAGACAACCGCCGCAACGCGCGTCGCCGACGTGATGAGGTTGCCGCACTGCGCGGGCGTTTGGAAGGCGTTTGCCAGCGGTTGGACGTGTTGCAAGATCTGCAGAAACGACAGGAAGGCGTTTCCGGCGGCGTCCGCGCAATTTTGGATCGGCTGCGAGAACTGTCGACGCAGAAGAACGATGCCGCACGCCACAAGTGGGCCGGCACGGTTCGCGGGATGGTCGCCGATTGTTTTCGCGTCGACGTCAATGTCGCGCCGCTGATCGACGCCGCCTTGGGCCAGCGTAGCCAGTACTTGGTCGTTACCGGCGATCTGACCCAACAGGCGATTTTGAACAAAGAGGTCGAGGTCAACAGTCGAGTCGGACTGATCCGGATCGATGAATTGCCCACCCGACGACCGGGCGATCGCATCCGCTTGGATGGCATCAAGGGCGTCGTGGGCCGCGCCGATCGCATGCTGCAGTGCGACGAAGAAGACGAACCACTGGCACGACACCTGTTAAGCAATACGTGGATCGTCGACAGCCTGGCGACAGCATTCAACCTGCGAAAGCTAAGCGGTGCGGGGCTACGTTTTGTCGCCACCACGGGTGAACTGTTGGAATCCGACGGCACCATCGTTGTCGGGCCCGGCGGTACCGACACGGGTCTGGTCAGCCGCCGAAGCGAATTGGACGCGGCCGCACGTGAACGTGACCACTATCAATTTCAATTGAACGAGGCGGTCGCCGAAGCGGATCGCTTGGACAAAGTCGTCGACGAGTTGGCGGCCGAACTGGGCCGATTGGAACAAGCCCATCGTGGCGACGTGACCGCTCGGGCCGCCGCCAAAGCCGAATCGCGTCACGCCGAAGAAAACCTGAACCACCAACAACGCGAACTCCGACAGACCGAACAACTGCACGAAGACACCGCAGGCGAACTGACGGGAGTCCAAGACGAATTACAACGCATTGCATCGGAGATCGAACAGGGACGCCAGAGTATCGAGACCCTGGAACTGCAGGGTGCCGATCTGGACGAGGCCCTTTGCGGTGCCGAAACCGCATTCCAAGACGCGACCAAACACGTGATGGCCGTCTCGGTCGACGTTGCAAGGGCCGAACAGAAACACGAAGCCCTGCAAGCGACGATCCAACAACAACACCGCGACCAAAATCAACGCGAAGCGGCGGTTCAAGAAGTTCGCGACCAGGCAAACGCCACACAAAAGCGAATCGACGAAGCCAACGCGCGATTGTTGGACGCCGACAGCCGCCTGGCGATGCTGCATTGGCAGTCACAGGAAAAGCAAGCGGAAATCCGTCAATTGGCGCAAGCGGCTGACGAAGTTCGCACGACCACGAAAGCCGCACAAAAGGCAAGCGACGCGGCGATCAAGGAAGCTGCCCAGGCGGGCGGTCGCGTCCATTCCATCCAATCCGCGCGGGACAACGCTCGGCTGCGTCGCGACACGCTGGCCGATCGCTTGTTGGAGGATTACGAGATCGATCTGCGCGGCACCGAACCGCCCAAAGACTTGCAACCGCCGGAAGACCGCGAAGCGGTGGATCGCGAAATTAGCCAATTGCGAAACCAGCTTCAAAAAACCGGTTCGGTCAACTTAGAAGCGTTGGAAGAACTGGAAGAACTGCAAACCCGATACGACGAACTGCACGATCAGTACCAAGACCTGACCGCGGCCAAGGATTCACTGCAGCGGATCATCGGACGGATCAATGCCGACAGCCGCCGTTTGTTCATGGACACGCTGGAAGCGATCCGCCAGAACTTTCGCAAGCTGTATCGCAAGTCATTCGGCGGTGGTAACGCCGATCTGATTTTGGAAGAAGACGAGGATCCGTTGGAAGCCGGCGTGGAGATCGTCGCGACGCCGCCTGGCAAACCCAGCTTCAGCAATTCGCTGCTGTCCGGGGGCGAAAAAGCCCTGACCGCCGTCGCACTGTTGATGGCGATCTTCCAGTACCGCCCCAGCCCGTTTTGCGTGTTGGACGAAGTCGACGCGCCGTTTGATGAAGCAAACATCGGACGCTTCGTCACCGTGCTGAACGAGTTCTTGGATCAAACCAAGTTTGTCGTCGTCACGCACAGCAAGAAAACGATGACCGCCGCGACGACCCTGTACGGTGTCACGATGCAAGAATCCGGCGTCAGCAAGCAGGTGTCGATCCGCTTCGAAGACGTCAATGAGAAGGGCGAAATCGAAAGCGAAGGCGAAGCCGCTTAG
- a CDS encoding dockerin type I domain-containing protein — protein MTWTRRHRRKRSTKRRPLSVQPLEMRRLMVAEGSPFAFTKSVDTAGLSGSISAQIDWGDGTTSTAAVSGGTSTGPLKIRFDYRYDTGGFFTSSRRSLLQTAADALVKRLTDDLTAIRPSGTNKWTAKFTHPGNGSNATLNNLSVNANEILIFVGARDLPGASIGLGASGGWSASGSQAWLNTVRGRGESGALNTSAPTDFGPWGGSVSFDNRASWYFGADPDGLKSTQNDFLSVATHELAHVLGFGTASSFQRLLGGVGFGGAKAKAVYGQGGNVPMADAGHFRGDLVSDGQQPLMSNTIVMGTRKLMTPLDFAAMDDMGWGVHSTKGTISASHDYGDDGSYPVSIVMQGSGAGEKMYERSATVTNVAPDLTVVGNQTILVDKSLSLTDLGKISDPGFRNTKASPATNETFTYTVDWGDNTTPTTGTATIDQYGNANRVTLASFNGSHVYKSTGNYTVTVTVTDDDGGNDSASFRVSVTAPPQLILALDQTTIAENAGTGATQLRVSRPASATGSAVTVSLQSDASEISIPAQVTIVAGETTTVVPIDAVDDQLLDGTQMAPIRATAADYLAASIDLAVTDAEAIDAAFSSGSVIEGGNPVRLTVTRSNTDTQQPLTVNVGGTNRRLSLPGQVTIPAGQASTTIDVTAVDDDQAQLTASYNMTFTATGYTSDSAGLSVLDDEPPKFQNQQSPTDVDDQQGTTALDALLVINELSRRGEDETLDPQTDAFSGRYYDVNGDYLLTSFDALLVINELNRSAVSGESNPGPIVTSVAGPADFPNEDESSIFGNDSAADAAIAELF, from the coding sequence ATGACATGGACCCGTCGCCATCGCAGAAAACGCAGCACAAAACGACGGCCGCTGAGCGTCCAGCCGCTGGAGATGCGGCGTCTGATGGTGGCCGAGGGCAGCCCGTTTGCGTTCACCAAGTCGGTGGATACCGCGGGACTGTCCGGTTCGATTTCCGCGCAGATCGATTGGGGCGACGGCACCACATCGACCGCTGCCGTGTCCGGGGGTACGTCGACCGGCCCGCTGAAGATCCGCTTCGATTATCGCTACGACACCGGTGGGTTCTTCACATCTTCACGGCGAAGCCTGCTGCAAACGGCCGCCGACGCACTGGTCAAACGACTGACCGACGATCTGACCGCGATCCGACCATCGGGCACCAACAAATGGACTGCCAAATTCACACACCCCGGTAACGGATCCAACGCGACGCTGAACAACCTGAGCGTCAACGCCAACGAGATCTTGATCTTCGTCGGCGCCCGTGACCTTCCCGGTGCATCGATCGGTTTGGGAGCGTCCGGCGGCTGGAGTGCGTCGGGATCTCAAGCTTGGCTGAACACGGTCCGCGGCCGAGGTGAATCGGGTGCACTGAATACGTCGGCGCCGACCGACTTTGGCCCCTGGGGCGGATCGGTTTCGTTCGACAACCGAGCATCGTGGTACTTCGGCGCCGACCCGGACGGTTTGAAATCGACCCAGAACGATTTTCTAAGCGTGGCCACTCATGAATTGGCGCACGTTTTGGGATTCGGAACCGCATCCAGTTTCCAACGATTGCTCGGTGGCGTCGGTTTCGGCGGTGCGAAAGCCAAAGCCGTTTATGGCCAAGGTGGCAACGTCCCCATGGCCGACGCGGGACATTTTCGTGGCGATTTGGTCAGCGACGGACAGCAACCGTTGATGAGCAACACCATCGTCATGGGCACACGGAAACTGATGACTCCCCTGGACTTTGCGGCCATGGACGACATGGGCTGGGGCGTGCACAGCACCAAAGGCACCATTTCGGCCAGTCATGACTATGGCGATGACGGGTCGTACCCGGTCAGCATCGTGATGCAGGGCAGTGGTGCGGGCGAAAAGATGTACGAACGGTCCGCGACGGTCACCAACGTCGCCCCCGATTTGACCGTCGTCGGTAACCAAACGATTCTGGTCGACAAGTCGCTGTCGCTGACGGACCTGGGCAAGATCAGCGATCCTGGTTTCCGAAACACCAAGGCATCGCCGGCGACCAACGAAACATTCACTTACACCGTCGATTGGGGCGACAACACGACGCCGACGACGGGCACGGCGACGATCGATCAATACGGCAACGCCAACCGAGTAACGTTGGCCAGCTTCAACGGCAGCCACGTTTACAAATCGACGGGGAACTACACCGTGACGGTCACCGTTACCGACGATGACGGAGGCAACGACAGCGCGTCGTTCCGCGTCAGCGTCACCGCACCGCCACAGTTGATTCTGGCGCTGGACCAAACGACGATCGCCGAAAACGCGGGAACGGGGGCGACGCAATTGCGAGTCAGTCGTCCGGCATCGGCAACCGGGTCGGCTGTCACTGTGTCGCTACAATCCGATGCATCGGAGATTTCCATCCCCGCTCAGGTCACCATCGTTGCCGGTGAGACCACGACCGTGGTACCGATCGATGCGGTCGACGACCAATTGTTGGATGGAACGCAGATGGCCCCGATTCGAGCCACCGCCGCCGATTACTTGGCCGCATCGATCGATTTGGCGGTGACCGATGCCGAAGCGATTGATGCCGCGTTTTCGTCGGGCTCCGTGATCGAAGGCGGCAACCCCGTTCGGCTGACCGTCACACGCAGCAACACGGATACCCAACAACCGCTGACGGTCAACGTTGGCGGAACCAACCGACGGCTTTCATTGCCAGGGCAGGTCACGATCCCTGCCGGTCAGGCATCAACGACGATCGACGTCACCGCGGTCGACGACGACCAGGCGCAACTGACCGCTTCGTACAACATGACCTTTACGGCCACAGGCTATACGTCAGATTCGGCCGGCTTATCGGTTCTGGACGACGAGCCGCCCAAATTCCAGAACCAGCAATCGCCGACCGACGTGGATGACCAGCAGGGCACAACCGCGCTGGACGCATTGTTGGTGATCAACGAACTTTCACGCCGTGGCGAAGACGAAACACTGGACCCACAAACCGATGCATTCAGTGGTCGATATTACGATGTCAACGGTGACTACTTGTTGACTTCGTTCGATGCACTTTTGGTCATCAACGAATTGAATCGGTCGGCCGTCTCCGGCGAATCGAACCCTGGACCTATCGTCACGTCAGTGGCAGGCCCGGCCGATTTTCCGAATGAAGATGAGTCGTCCATTTTCGGCAACGATTCCGCGGCGGATGCTGCGATCGCGGAACTGTTCTAA
- a CDS encoding ester cyclase, translated as MTTPQRLRDYYAAWSWQDVDAVLQFFDDQSSFEDLAFAAKFDGLDQIRSFIELTYAGAPDFEVHPTEVMVDGDKAAASWLMSGTHRGDLPGFPATGKRFEVRAASIIQMSGPTIHRIVDYWNPVEFQRSVGLA; from the coding sequence ATGACGACGCCGCAACGACTTCGTGACTACTATGCCGCTTGGTCGTGGCAAGACGTGGATGCGGTCCTGCAGTTCTTTGATGATCAGTCATCGTTCGAGGACCTGGCCTTCGCCGCCAAGTTCGACGGACTTGATCAGATCCGGTCCTTCATCGAACTGACCTACGCCGGTGCACCGGACTTCGAAGTCCATCCGACGGAGGTCATGGTCGATGGTGACAAGGCGGCTGCGTCATGGTTGATGAGCGGGACGCACCGCGGCGACTTGCCAGGATTTCCGGCGACGGGCAAACGATTTGAGGTCCGTGCCGCGTCAATCATCCAGATGTCCGGGCCGACGATTCATCGGATCGTCGACTATTGGAACCCGGTCGAATTTCAGCGCTCGGTGGGGCTGGCCTGA